The sequence gttggggctgctgtgatgcaagtagcccacgcaatcaaagatctgctgatatcaagggtagtgaccctgggaaatgtgcaggtcatagtggatggctttgctgcaatgggattccctaactgtggtggggccatagacggaacccatatccctatcttggcaccggagcaacaagccggcgagtacataaaccgcaaggggtacttttcaatagtgctgcaagctctggtggatcacaagggacgtttcaccaacatcaacgtgggatggccgggaaaggtacatgacgctcgcatcttcaggaactctggtctgtttcaaaagcttcaagaagggactttattcccagaccagaaaataactgttggtgatgttgaaatgcctatatgtatccttggggacccagcctaccccttaatgccatggctcatgaagccgtacacaggcagcctggacagtagtcaggagctgttcaactacaggctgagcaagtgcagaatggtggtagaatgtgcatttggacgtttaaaggcacgctggcgcagtttactgacttgcttattcctcagcgaaaccaatattcccactgttattactgcttgctgtgtgctccacaatatctgttagagtaagggggagacgtttatggcggggtgggaggttgaggcaaatcgcctggctgctggttacgcgcagccagacaccaggacggttagaagagcacaggagggcgcggtacgcatcagagaggctttgaaaaccactttcatgactggccaggctacagtgtgaaagttctgtttgtttctccttgatgaaaccccccgccccttggttcactctacttccctgtaagctaaccaccctctcctcctcccttcgatcaccgcttgcagaggcaataaagtcattgttgcttcacattcatgcattctttattcattcatcacacaaatagggggatgactaccaaggtagcccaggaggggtggtggaggagggaaagaaaatgccacacagcactttaaaagtttacaactttaaaatttattgaatgacagccttcttttttttgggcaatcctctgtggtggagtggctggttggccggaggccctcccaccgcgttcttgggcgtctgggtgtggaggctatggaacttggggaggagggcggttggttacacaggggctgtagtggcagtctgtgctccagctgcctttgctgcagctcaaccatacactggagcatactggtttggtcctccagcagcctcagcattgaatcctgcctcctctcatcacgctgccgccacatttgagcttcagccctctcttcagcccaccacttactctcttcagcccgccacctctcctcctggtcattttgtgctttcctgcagtctgacattatttgcctccacgcattcgtctgtgctctgtcagtgtgggaggacagcatgagctcggagaacatttcatctcgagtgtgtttttttttctttctaatcttcactagcctctgggaaggagaagatcctgtgatcattgaaacacatgcagctggtggagaaaagaaaagggacagcggtatttaaaaagacacattttataaaacactggctacactctttcagggtaaactttgctgttaacattacatacatagcacatgtgctttcgttacaaggtcgcattttgcctccccccaccgcgtggctaccccctcaaccctcccccctccctgtggctaacagcggggaacatttctgttcagccgcaggcaaacagcccagcaggaatgggctcctctgagtgtcccctgaagaaaagcaccctatttcaaccaggtgaccatggattatatctcactctcctgaggataacacacgaacggatgttgcttgaacgccagcaaacatacactgcaatgctttgttgtacaatgattcccgagtacgtgttactggcctggagtggtaaagtgtcctaccatgaaggacgcaataagtctgccctccccagaaaccttttgcaaaggctttgggagtatatccaggagagccgcgaatgccagggcaaagtaatcctttcacatgcttgcttttaaaccatgtatagtattttaaaaggtacactcaccggaggtcccttctccgcctgctgggtccaggaggcagccttgggtgggttcagggggtactggctccaggtccagggtgagaaacagttcctggctgtcgggaaaaccggtttctccgcttgcttgctgtgagctatctacaacctcgtcatcatcatcatcttcttcgtccccaaaacctgcttccgtattgcctccatctccattgaaggagtcaaacaacacggctggggtagtggtggctgaaccccctaaaatggcatgcagctcatcatagaagcggcatgtttggggctctgacccggagcggccgttcgcctctctggttttctggtaggcttgcctcagctccttcagtttcacgcggcactgcttcgggtccctgttatggcctctgtccttcatgccctgggagatcttgacaaaggttttggcatttcgaaaactggaacggagttctgatagcacggattcctctccccatacagcgatcagatcccgtacctcccgttcggtccatgctggagctcttttgcgattctgagactccatcatggtcacctctgctgatgagctctgcatggtcacctgcagcttgccacgctggccaaacaggaaatgagattcaaaagttcgcggttcttttcctgtctacctggccagtgcatctgagttgagagtgctgtccagagcggtcaaaatggagcactctgggatagctcccggaggccaataccgtcgaattgtgtccacagtaccccaaattcgacccggcaaggccgatttaagcgctaatccacttgtcaggggtggagtaaggaaatcgattttaagagccctttaagtcgaaataaagggcttcatcgtgtggacgggtgcaggtttacatcgatttaatgctgctaaattcgacctaaagtcctagtgtagaccagggctaactgtcagggtggttaagccctggaaaaaaatgcctagggaggttgtggaatctccatcactggagatttttaagagcaggttggacaaacacctgtcagggatgatctagataatatttagtcgtgtcatgagtgcaggggactagactagatgaccttgagaggtcccttccaggcctatgattctatgtgagaGGGTGAGAACTACTAGTTCTAacatcttgaaggacatggtgatcAGAAACAATTGGTTCCGTTCACTAACTGCAGATAATAtctcctttgtttaataaatcagttaattttaaatggaaaacatgTTTCGATAATCTTTTTTCTCAGGTATCCATGACTTTTAAGTTACTGGtatgtcattaaaaaaaagaagaagaagaagaagaagaaatcccTAAACTTgaaatgctggttttgtgcatttttaattgaatttaaatttccatccaaacagaACTTGACCAAAATCACAGGTTAAAAATTAATAACCTAGTGAAtcagaaatgcatcattcataattttctaacataataaaaatataaaaattaagaatcgGAATAAATTTAGCTAAGatacataattgcttaaataaatgtgtgtatAATATAGTGTATCCTCTTGGTTATCAAAACTCAAAGTTCATGTAGAGGCTATATTCAGCTGCAAATCAACAAGTTTTAATGGTTACCTATTACTAAGAatgaacctttctttaggaaaataactaaatgtACAAATGCAAAACGCAATtgaaatcaaggtttcctgctagctgattttaatcatgattaaagtAGGTGATTTAAATTGCTCCACCCTGTTCTTGGAGTAGTTCCTTTGTGTTGTACAGCAGCTGGGCAAAAAGGGAATCAAGACCCAGGCTTACCTGAGCTAGGCCTCATTTACTATGAGAGCCATTGAACATTGGTCTGTGGGGTTTCCCAGCCAAGAGTGCCCTGGAGGGTTTTCTAGATTAGGAAAAAGGGTGGAGGTTAGGGTGGCATTAGCTAACCCAGTTTAGCCAACCCAGACCTTTGTGTACCCTCAGGGCTACCTAAGATAGATCTCAACCAgctaaattgaaatgaaatgtgttGACCTGCAACTATGATGGATAAAATGTAAAAGCCAGGTTGCAGTTAGCAGCTAATTACTGTAAAACTAACCCCAGCCTAACCTTGGCCTCTTTTTCTAATCTAGACACATCCTAATGTGCAGAAAGGCTGTTGTGTCTACATTAAGATTTTTCAGATCCaatggctgcagctccagctgtgcCAGTGGAGGGTGCTGTGTACACAGGACTCTGTTgttggttttgttctttaaacCACCATGTTGCCTGTGCTAACTTAGATCTACTCTAGAGCACACAGTGATTAAACACACCTTGAACTTGGTCTAGCCATCTGCTTCCACTGGTGCTGCCCCGCTGTAGGCAAAGCAAAGGGTCAGAAAGGAAGTGGTTTTCTTGCTACAGGGCT is a genomic window of Natator depressus isolate rNatDep1 chromosome 1, rNatDep2.hap1, whole genome shotgun sequence containing:
- the LOC141982401 gene encoding uncharacterized protein LOC141982401, coding for MQSSSAEVTMMESQNRKRAPAWTEREVRDLIAVWGEESVLSELRSSFRNAKTFVKISQGMKDRGHNRDPKQCRVKLKELRQAYQKTREANGRSGSEPQTCRFYDELHAILGGSATTTPAVLFDSFNGDGGNTEAGFGDEEDDDDDEVVDSSQQASGETGFPDSQELFLTLDLEPVPPEPTQGCLLDPAGGEGTSAACVSMITGSSPSQRLVKIRKKKKHTRDEMFSELMLSSHTDRAQTNAWRQIMSDCRKAQNDQEERWRAEESKWWAEERAEAQMWRQRDERRQDSMLRLLEDQTSMLQCMVELQQRQLEHRLPLQPLCNQPPSSPSSIASTPRRPRTRWEGLRPTSHSTTEDCPKKRRLSFNKF